The following are from one region of the Edwardsiella tarda ATCC 15947 = NBRC 105688 genome:
- a CDS encoding H-NS family nucleoid-associated regulatory protein gives MSDLLKSLNNIRTLRAYARETQLSALEEMLDKLRTVVSERREEIEQAEKVRHEREEKLHAYREMLLAEGISLDDLLAMEKVSERKVKTKRAPRPAKYEYLDEQGEIQQWTGQGRMPKMIKQEIEAGKSLDDFLIK, from the coding sequence ATGTCAGATTTGCTGAAGTCCCTGAATAATATTCGTACGCTGCGTGCTTATGCGCGTGAAACGCAACTCAGCGCGTTGGAAGAGATGCTGGATAAGCTGCGCACCGTGGTCAGCGAGCGCCGTGAAGAGATCGAACAGGCCGAGAAAGTTCGTCACGAGCGCGAAGAAAAGCTGCATGCTTATCGTGAGATGTTGCTGGCCGAAGGGATCTCGCTGGATGACTTACTGGCGATGGAAAAAGTCTCCGAGCGTAAGGTGAAGACAAAGCGCGCACCGCGCCCGGCTAAATATGAGTATCTGGATGAGCAGGGTGAAATTCAGCAGTGGACCGGTCAGGGCCGCATGCCGAAAATGATTAAGCAGGAAATCGAAGCGGGTAAATCCCTGGATGATTTCCTGATTAAATAA